Genomic segment of Candidatus Bathyarchaeia archaeon:
TTCGAGGGGTTCCCGCCCGAGGAAGTCGTCAGGCCCGGGAGCGCGGAGGAGGTCTCGGAAATCCTGAAGGTAGCTAACGCGGAGCGGAAGCCCGTGGTCATAAGGGGAGGGGGCTCCACCTACACTGGGTCCTGCGTCCCCTTGAGGGAGGGGACGATCCTCATGGATCTGACAAGGTTGGATGACGTCATCGAGATCGACGAGGGCGCTAGGTCCATAACGGTTCAAGCCGGCATAAATTGGGGCAAGATGATGACGATCCTTAGGCAAAGGGGCTATACCCCGGGCATGACGGGTCCGGGGAGCGGTTGGACGGCTACAGTCGGCGGATCGGCATCTGTTGCCAGCACAGGCGGGGGTAGGGCCAAGTTCGGGGGCATTTGTGATCAAATACTGGGCCTACAAGTCGTCCTCCCGACGGGCGAGATAATAAGGACGGGCTCGAGGGTGAATCCCTACGCCAAGGCCTTCTGCCGATATGGCCTTGGGCCCGATATGACGGGCCTCTTCTTGGGCGATCACGGCATATTCGGCGTTAAGACGGAGGTCACAATGAGGATCCATCCATTGGCCAAATCCATAGCCCATTTCGAATATGCATTCAGATCCGAGGAGAAGGCCATAGAGGCATTCGCTGAGATCGGCAAGGTCAATGAATTGGCGACGAGCATAAACCTCTATGATGCCGACTACGTCTCCTACTCGGCCAAGAGGCCCGGATATGCCTATCTCTCCGGAGTCGAGGGGGAGGTCCTCGGGACGATAACCGCCCAAAGCGAGAAGCTCGCGCTGGCGCAGAAGGAGATATTTGATGAAATCGCGAGGAAGCACGGCGGGGAGGAATTGGAGCCGAAGAGGGCAAAGCATGCCTACGAGAACACATTCTTCCCCTATAATACCTATTTCTGGATGAGGCGTGATAGCGGGATATACCTTTGCCTCGCGAACCAGAACAGCGCCGATAGCCTCTTGAGGGTGATAAAGGGATATAGGGATTTCCTTAAGGCCCATAGGGACGTGGTCGATAAATACTTCGAATATCAGGGCATAACCGTCCAGACCTATATGAGGCACATTACCATGTCCGCTAGGAGATACCTCCCATGGAAGTTCGATATGGATCCCGAGGCTAGGAGGATAGCGATGGACTTTTGGACTAAGGAGATAGACTTCTTCATAAGGAATGGCGCCGTGCATTACTGGATCGGGAAGATCGTCGGGGATAGGCTTTACATACTAGTTTCCAAGGAGTATCATGAGTTCCTCAAGAAGGTCAAGAGGGTCCTCGATCCGAACGGGATACTGAACCCGGGATTGTTCCTGCTTTAGGGGGAGGTTGATGCGCATGGCAAAATTAAAGAACCTAGAAAAATACAAGGAAATGGTTTATACATGCCTCAGGTGCGGCTCCTGCAGGGACCTATGGGATCCGAAGGAGAACGTCTATGGGACATGCCCGATAAGGGAGCACACGGGGGGATTCGACGTATACTTCATGAGGGGGAAGCTGATGCTCGCCAGAAAGGCCCTCGAGGGCGTCATAGAGCCAAGCGAGGATATGGCCAAGTACATATACCTTTGTAGCACCTGCGGGAACTGCGAGGCGCATTGCAGGATCTCCCAAACGTCCCCCGGGAAGGTCGATAGGGAAAAGACAAAGCTGGATCAGATAAAGGTGATAGAGGCCTTCAGGGCTGACTTGGTCGATCTTGGCCTCGCCCTCCCGAGGCATAAGGCATTCGCCGATAGCATATCCAAGAACCATAACCCATATGGCGAGCCCCATGAGGCGAGGCTGGCTTGGATGCCGGAGGGCTTCGAGATGCCAAAGGGCGATCCGGAGATGATATACTTCGTTGGCTGCACATCGGCCTATAGGAGGACCGAGCTGGCGAAGGCGACCGTGGACGTCCTGCGGAAGGCAGGCGTGCCCTTCAAAATAATGCATCCGGATGAATGGTGCTGTGGCTCGCCATTGCTTCGTACCGGGCAGCGGAGGCTGGCTGAGGAGGTCGCGGGGCATAACATCGATGCCATAAGGCGGTCCGGAATCGGGACTGTGGTCACATCCTGCGCCGGATGCTATAGGACCCTGAAGCTTGATTACAAGGAGCTGTTCGGGGAACTTGGCTTCGAGGTGAAGCATATATCCGAGGTGGTCAACGACCTCCTCAAGGACGGAAGGTTGACGTTGAAGAGGCCTTTGGCCATTAAGGCGACTTATCATGACCCATGCCATTTGGGGAGACATTGCGATTACTACGATCCGCCAAGGGAGCTGATCGCGAAGCTGAAGGGCGTGGAGTTCGTAGAGATGCCTAGGACTAGATCCGGGGCTTGGTGCTGCGGATCCGGAGGCGGCGTTAAATCCGCCTTCGGGGAGCTGGCGACCGAGATAGCGACCGATAGGCTCAAGGAGGCGAAGGAGGTCGGGGCAGAGTATCTCCTATCCTGTTGCCCATTCTGCAAGCACAACTTCTTGGATGCCAAGAGGGCAATGGGTTCGGATCTTGAGATATACGACCTGATAGAGCTTGTCTCCCAAGCGACCTGACTCCCGGGGGCGGCCCCTCTAGGGAATCGCCCTTCCCATCCATTTTTAGCCCATTGGGGTTTGGGATAAGCTATTAAGCGGGATTCATGGGATCCAATCGAGCGGATCCGCATGGCCGAGGGCTTTGAGATCGATTGGAGGGAGGCGATGAGCTCGCTGAAGGGGAGGACCCTGAGGCTCTATTGGATCATCCAGAAAGAATACGATGGCTTGGGGATCGATGGGATAATGGAAAGGGGGAGGTTCAAGAAGAGATCGGATATCGACCCCCATCTCGCCACCCTCAGGAGGCTGAAGATCATATCTAGGAGCGGGGATGGGAGGTATTTCGTTCCGCCGGAGATAAAGGAAAGGCTGAACTTCGCCATAAGATCCTTCGTCTATTTCAGGGGAAGGTTGATCCCGAGGGCGCTAATCGGGGCCATCGCCTTCACGGCTTTCTTCGCCGCCTATCTAACCTTCCTCATCCCAAGGGGGCCCGCTTGGACCCCATCGCTGGCCCTTGGCCTAGGCCTATGCGCCGTGAATTGGATCTGGGCGATCTCGAATTGGCTGAGGAGACCATTCAAGTGATAGATTTAATACGACCGCAGGATCATTTCGGGGCAATGGTGCGCGGCGTTGGAGTATGAGCAGTTCTCGGTTTATGGCCTGAGCATCGAATATCCAGCGGGATGGCGCGTTGAGCTCCCGAGGAGGTTGGAGAGGGATAATGGGGATGTATCCTTCAGGTCCCCCGAGGGGCCCTCCATATCGGTCTTTTGGGGGCCGTTGGAAAGGCTTAGGGCCAAATTCCAAACCCCAGCGGAATACGCCTCGGACATATTCGACAAGATAAAGAAGAGCAGGGGAATTAAATCCCTCGAGGTCCTGGAGGAGGCCACGATGTTCATCGGGGGCCATGAGGGGGCCTTTTACAAGACCGAAGAAACGATCTCCTACGGCATATTCATTAGGAGGACGGAGTTCAAGCAGAGGACGATCGCTGCCCATTTCTTCTGTGGGGAATCAAAGCGCTATTTCACGATATATGGTACCATCTCCCCCCAAAAGGCTGAGGAGCAAGAAGGGATCATAAGGCATATGATCAAATCGATAAGGTGCCATCCCTAAACCATTTGGAGGATCCTGATTCGGGGGTGGCCGCAATGCCGATAACGCGCGATCTCCTATTCGATGTTGCGGTAAAGCTTTTCGAGAAGGCTACCAGATCCGTGCCGAGGGATACCTTGAGGGCCTTGGAGGAATCCCTTAAGTCGGAGAGAAACGAGCTGGCCAGATATGTCTTGGCCATGATGCTGAAGAACGCGAGGATGGCCGAGGAGACCAACATGGTGGTTTGCCAAGATACGGGGCTCCCCGCCTTCTTCCTGAGGATCGGGACTGGTGCTAGGATAGAGGCGGACATCAAGAAGGTCTTGGCGGAGGCGATTGAAAAGGTCTCGCTCGAGTTCCCCTATAGGGCGGCATTCGTCCATCCGATCTTCAGGGATTCGACCCCGCTAATTGTGGGCGGAGGCGTCCCATTCGTGATCTGCGATACCTTGGCCGGGGCGGATTTCTTGGAGATCGTTATGTCCCCGCAGGCCTCCGGCCCGGAGTTCTGGAGCAGGGTCGAGATGATCTCTCCCCCGAGCGATCCTTGGGCGGCAGTTAAGGAGTTCGTCTTGGAAGCTGTGAAGAGGGCCGGCGGGGCTGCTTGTCCCCCGATGGTGGTGGGCGTGGGCTTGGGAGGGGATATTGAGGAGGTGGCGAAGCTGGCGAAGCTGGCCTC
This window contains:
- a CDS encoding heterodisulfide reductase-related iron-sulfur binding cluster, with product MAKLKNLEKYKEMVYTCLRCGSCRDLWDPKENVYGTCPIREHTGGFDVYFMRGKLMLARKALEGVIEPSEDMAKYIYLCSTCGNCEAHCRISQTSPGKVDREKTKLDQIKVIEAFRADLVDLGLALPRHKAFADSISKNHNPYGEPHEARLAWMPEGFEMPKGDPEMIYFVGCTSAYRRTELAKATVDVLRKAGVPFKIMHPDEWCCGSPLLRTGQRRLAEEVAGHNIDAIRRSGIGTVVTSCAGCYRTLKLDYKELFGELGFEVKHISEVVNDLLKDGRLTLKRPLAIKATYHDPCHLGRHCDYYDPPRELIAKLKGVEFVEMPRTRSGAWCCGSGGGVKSAFGELATEIATDRLKEAKEVGAEYLLSCCPFCKHNFLDAKRAMGSDLEIYDLIELVSQAT
- a CDS encoding fumarate hydratase, with the protein product MPITRDLLFDVAVKLFEKATRSVPRDTLRALEESLKSERNELARYVLAMMLKNARMAEETNMVVCQDTGLPAFFLRIGTGARIEADIKKVLAEAIEKVSLEFPYRAAFVHPIFRDSTPLIVGGGVPFVICDTLAGADFLEIVMSPQASGPEFWSRVEMISPPSDPWAAVKEFVLEAVKRAGGAACPPMVVGVGLGGDIEEVAKLAKLASIRPIDERNPDPKVASLEEEMRALLNGTGIGPMGLGGDTTVLAVNIEVEYCMKAWLPMAVCLRCWTNRRARARIYNDGRVEYL
- a CDS encoding FAD-binding oxidoreductase, producing the protein MTKASLEAALSEILTEKYFSNDPNVAIAYVRDTGIFEGFPPEEVVRPGSAEEVSEILKVANAERKPVVIRGGGSTYTGSCVPLREGTILMDLTRLDDVIEIDEGARSITVQAGINWGKMMTILRQRGYTPGMTGPGSGWTATVGGSASVASTGGGRAKFGGICDQILGLQVVLPTGEIIRTGSRVNPYAKAFCRYGLGPDMTGLFLGDHGIFGVKTEVTMRIHPLAKSIAHFEYAFRSEEKAIEAFAEIGKVNELATSINLYDADYVSYSAKRPGYAYLSGVEGEVLGTITAQSEKLALAQKEIFDEIARKHGGEELEPKRAKHAYENTFFPYNTYFWMRRDSGIYLCLANQNSADSLLRVIKGYRDFLKAHRDVVDKYFEYQGITVQTYMRHITMSARRYLPWKFDMDPEARRIAMDFWTKEIDFFIRNGAVHYWIGKIVGDRLYILVSKEYHEFLKKVKRVLDPNGILNPGLFLL